The following nucleotide sequence is from Acidobacteriota bacterium.
CTTCGATCGCCGTCATGCGATGCACGGTCGGCGGCGTCACGTGCACGGCTTCGCCCGGACCCATCTCGGTGGCGACCAGCTGGCCGTCCACTTCCCGCTCGAACAGGATTCGGCCCGACCACACGAAAATCGTCTCGTCCTTCTTGTTGTGGTACTGCAGGCTGAGGGCGTGGCCCTTG
It contains:
- a CDS encoding cupin domain-containing protein; this translates as MSEPLHRVEKPWGYELWWARTDRYVGKQIHINKGHALSLQYHNKKDETIFVWSGRILFEREVDGQLVATEMGPGEAVHVTPPTVHRMTAIEDSDVLEVSTPETDDVVRLEDRYGRKGT